The following coding sequences lie in one Actinomyces capricornis genomic window:
- a CDS encoding A/G-specific adenine glycosylase, translating into MSQGPQDREARADGARGPSAGAVLAWYARHARDLPWRRPGTTPWEVLLSEVMSQQTPVARVIPAWRQWLERWPGPAELAEAPTAEVLRVWGRLGYPRRALRLIECARALVQDHGGRLPCDRDALLALPGVGEYTAGAVMAFAYGRRALVLDTNVRRVLARAVGGQALAPPHLGRAERERALALLPQEDAQAAQWSVAVMELGALVCTARDPRCEQCPWRAQCAWLAAGRPADAHAGRRRTQAWHGTDRQARGMVMAALRESPQRALARTDLLVAAAAAGRRAGRADPDQPARALAGLLTDGLIATDDDGATYRLP; encoded by the coding sequence GTGAGTCAGGGCCCCCAGGACCGTGAGGCCCGGGCCGACGGCGCCCGGGGCCCCTCGGCCGGCGCCGTCCTCGCCTGGTACGCCCGCCATGCCCGCGACCTGCCCTGGCGCAGGCCCGGCACCACCCCCTGGGAGGTGCTGCTCAGCGAGGTGATGAGCCAGCAGACCCCGGTGGCTCGCGTCATCCCGGCCTGGAGGCAGTGGCTGGAGCGCTGGCCGGGCCCGGCCGAGCTCGCCGAGGCCCCCACCGCCGAGGTCCTGCGCGTGTGGGGGCGCCTGGGCTACCCCCGCCGGGCACTGCGGCTCATCGAGTGCGCCCGGGCCCTGGTCCAGGATCACGGCGGCCGGCTGCCCTGCGACCGCGACGCCCTCCTGGCCCTGCCCGGGGTGGGGGAGTACACCGCCGGCGCCGTCATGGCCTTCGCCTATGGGCGGCGCGCCCTGGTCCTGGACACGAATGTGCGACGGGTCCTGGCTCGGGCCGTGGGCGGCCAGGCCCTGGCCCCGCCCCACCTGGGCCGCGCCGAGCGGGAGCGGGCCCTGGCGCTGCTGCCCCAGGAGGATGCCCAGGCGGCCCAGTGGTCGGTGGCGGTCATGGAGCTGGGAGCCCTGGTGTGCACGGCGCGCGATCCGCGGTGCGAGCAGTGCCCGTGGCGCGCCCAGTGCGCCTGGCTTGCGGCCGGGCGCCCCGCCGATGCGCATGCCGGCAGGCGCCGCACCCAGGCCTGGCACGGCACGGACCGCCAGGCCCGGGGCATGGTCATGGCCGCCCTGCGCGAGAGCCCGCAGCGGGCCCTGGCGCGCACCGACCTGCTGGTGGCGGCTGCTGCCGCGGGGCGCCGGGCGGGGCGGGCCGATCCCGACCAGCCCGCCCGCGCCCTGGCCGGCCTCCTGACCGACGGGCTCATCGCCACCGACGACGACGGCGCGACCTACCGGCTTCCCTGA
- the disA gene encoding DNA integrity scanning diadenylate cyclase DisA, with amino-acid sequence MIEAAGQLRETLALVAPGTVLRDGLERILRGRTGAIIVLGFDPVVEAISSGGFHLDVELSAARLRELAKMDGGVVVDMDTSRIRRANVQLLPNASIQTSETGMRHRTAERVARQTGYPVISVSQSMRIISLYVDGKRHVLEPSESILASANQALAALERYKARLDQTSAGLDSLEIEDLVTVRDVTSVLQLMEMVRRISADIDSYVLELGTDGRLLALQVEELTRGLSAEHGFLLEDYLPIGLETTTVEARLKWVGSPALLDLAMVARSMGLGGIDGQDLDAQVSPRGLRILSKIPRLPVVTARAVVEHWGSLQGVLGATAEELEAIEGVNAQRARTLRDGLSRLAEISIVDRYA; translated from the coding sequence ATGATTGAGGCCGCCGGCCAGCTGCGCGAGACCCTCGCGCTCGTCGCCCCGGGCACCGTCCTGCGCGACGGCCTGGAGCGCATCCTGCGCGGGCGCACCGGCGCCATCATCGTTCTGGGATTCGACCCCGTGGTCGAGGCCATCTCCTCGGGCGGCTTCCACCTCGACGTCGAGCTCTCCGCGGCCCGCCTGCGCGAGCTGGCCAAGATGGACGGCGGCGTCGTGGTGGACATGGACACCTCCCGGATCCGGCGCGCCAACGTCCAGCTCCTGCCCAACGCCTCCATCCAGACCTCCGAGACCGGCATGCGCCACCGCACCGCCGAGCGCGTCGCCCGCCAGACCGGCTACCCCGTCATCTCGGTGAGCCAGTCCATGCGGATCATCTCCCTGTACGTCGACGGCAAGCGCCACGTCCTGGAGCCCAGCGAATCGATCCTGGCCAGCGCCAACCAGGCCCTGGCCGCCCTGGAGCGCTACAAGGCCCGCCTCGACCAGACCTCGGCCGGCCTGGACTCCCTGGAGATCGAGGACCTGGTGACCGTGCGCGACGTCACCTCCGTCCTCCAGCTCATGGAGATGGTCCGGCGCATCTCGGCCGACATCGACTCCTACGTCCTGGAGCTCGGCACCGACGGGCGCCTCCTGGCCCTCCAGGTCGAGGAGCTCACCCGCGGCCTGAGCGCCGAGCACGGCTTCCTGCTGGAGGACTACCTGCCCATCGGCCTGGAGACCACCACCGTCGAGGCCCGCCTCAAATGGGTGGGCTCCCCCGCCCTGCTCGACCTGGCCATGGTGGCGCGCTCCATGGGCCTGGGAGGCATCGACGGTCAGGACCTGGACGCCCAGGTCTCCCCCCGCGGCCTGCGCATCCTGTCCAAGATCCCCCGCCTGCCCGTGGTCACCGCCCGCGCCGTGGTGGAGCACTGGGGCTCCCTCCAGGGCGTCCTGGGTGCCACCGCCGAGGAGCTCGAGGCCATCGAGGGGGTCAACGCCCAGCGCGCCCGCACCCTGCGCGACGGCCTGTCCCGCCTGGCCGAGATCTCCATCGTCGACCGCTACGCCTGA
- the radA gene encoding DNA repair protein RadA → MPSTTRTPKAPRPTYTCTECGWSSPKWLGQCRECRAWGTLEEVQPTAAGASGTGALLATATRPATAARPIAEISAEQARARSTGVGELDRVLGGGIVPGAVVLLAGEPGVGKSTLLLTVAAACAAASRERGQGPVLYVTGEESASQVRLRAERIEAIDPALLLAAETELSALLGHVEAAQPSLLVVDSVQTIASAQVEGSAGGVSQVRAVAGALIATAKERGIPVLLVGHVTKDGGIAGPRVLEHLVDVVTQFEGERHGRLRLLRAVKNRYGPTDEVGCFDLGERGIVGLADPSGLFLSAARSEVPGTCATVTLEGRRPMPVEIQALVAATSAGSPRRTTSGVDHSRAAMALAVLAARMRVETASSDVYVSTVGGARAVEPATDLAVAIAVVSAARNLPTPPGLVAFGEVGLTGEVRATVGIQRRLAEAARLGFDRAIVPLPGSKELRGVPGMSVLPVAHVGEAVGAALPQG, encoded by the coding sequence ATGCCCAGCACCACCAGGACGCCCAAAGCCCCCCGGCCCACCTACACCTGCACCGAGTGCGGCTGGTCCAGCCCCAAGTGGCTGGGCCAGTGCCGCGAGTGCCGCGCCTGGGGGACCCTGGAGGAGGTCCAGCCCACCGCCGCAGGCGCCTCAGGCACCGGCGCGCTCCTGGCCACCGCCACCCGCCCCGCCACCGCCGCTCGGCCCATCGCCGAGATCAGCGCCGAGCAGGCGCGGGCCCGCTCCACCGGTGTCGGCGAGCTGGACCGGGTCCTGGGCGGCGGGATCGTGCCCGGCGCCGTCGTCCTGCTGGCCGGAGAGCCGGGCGTCGGCAAGTCCACCCTCCTGCTCACCGTGGCAGCCGCCTGCGCCGCCGCCAGCCGCGAGCGCGGCCAGGGCCCGGTCCTCTACGTCACCGGTGAGGAGTCGGCCTCCCAGGTGCGCCTGCGCGCCGAGCGCATCGAGGCCATCGACCCGGCCCTGCTGCTGGCCGCCGAGACCGAGCTCAGCGCCCTGCTGGGGCATGTGGAGGCCGCCCAGCCCTCCCTACTGGTGGTGGACTCGGTGCAGACCATCGCCTCGGCGCAGGTCGAGGGCAGCGCCGGGGGCGTGTCCCAGGTGCGGGCCGTGGCCGGGGCCCTCATCGCCACGGCCAAGGAGCGCGGCATCCCGGTGCTGCTGGTGGGGCATGTGACCAAGGACGGCGGGATCGCCGGCCCCCGGGTCCTGGAGCACCTGGTCGACGTCGTCACCCAGTTCGAGGGCGAGCGCCACGGCCGGCTGCGGCTGCTGCGCGCGGTGAAGAACCGGTACGGGCCCACCGATGAGGTCGGCTGCTTCGACCTGGGCGAGCGCGGCATCGTGGGCCTGGCCGATCCCTCCGGGCTCTTCCTGTCCGCCGCCCGCTCCGAGGTCCCCGGCACCTGCGCCACCGTGACCCTGGAGGGGCGCCGCCCCATGCCCGTGGAGATCCAGGCCCTGGTGGCCGCCACCAGCGCCGGCTCCCCACGGCGCACGACCTCCGGGGTGGACCACTCCCGCGCCGCCATGGCCCTGGCCGTCCTCGCGGCGCGCATGCGCGTGGAGACCGCCTCCAGCGACGTCTACGTCTCCACCGTCGGCGGGGCCAGGGCGGTGGAGCCCGCCACCGACCTGGCCGTGGCCATCGCGGTGGTCTCGGCAGCCAGGAACCTGCCCACCCCACCGGGCCTGGTGGCCTTCGGGGAGGTGGGCCTCACCGGTGAGGTGCGCGCCACGGTCGGCATCCAGCGCCGCCTGGCCGAGGCGGCGCGCCTGGGTTTCGACCGCGCCATCGTGCCCCTGCCCGGTTCCAAGGAGCTGCGCGGGGTTCCCGGCATGAGCGTCCTTCCCGTAGCACATGTGGGCGAGGCCGTGGGCGCGGCCCTGCCCCAAGGGTGA
- a CDS encoding sugar-binding transcriptional regulator, which translates to MCAQLSRSRAALLLEVAQLYWEEGMAQEEIAARLGYSRPTVSRMLAQARRTGIVTVTVSHPIQRLMALEKALVQAYGLTEARVAEAGRQGSEEEARALEPGAQEGAGPGGIRAAVARSAGELLLEYSGPRSVIAVSNGRAVGAVVHHLPERTWPHSTTVAMLGAAGDSLQLEDGPDICRSLALRLGGHYRSLPVPLVFGSLRSAQAVREEDQVLTTLELAGRSDVALTGIGSVGESTSPLLRRWMTLGVSQECRDKGVVAHLCGHHLNASGQHVGTSLCDRTVCLDPERLRDIPMVIGVAAGRGKLGAIRAALAGGYLSGLVTDEPTARALIAAAEREGARGGAAEARRGRRGEAAQEGARRRSPKHRAARG; encoded by the coding sequence ATGTGCGCTCAATTGTCTCGCTCGCGGGCGGCACTCCTGCTGGAGGTGGCCCAGTTGTACTGGGAGGAGGGGATGGCCCAGGAGGAGATCGCCGCGCGCCTGGGCTACTCGCGTCCCACGGTCTCGCGGATGCTGGCCCAGGCCCGCAGGACCGGGATCGTCACGGTGACCGTCTCCCACCCCATCCAGCGCCTCATGGCCCTGGAGAAGGCCCTGGTGCAGGCCTATGGGCTCACTGAGGCGCGCGTGGCCGAGGCCGGTCGCCAGGGGTCCGAGGAGGAGGCGCGGGCCTTGGAGCCTGGGGCGCAGGAGGGCGCGGGGCCCGGGGGGATCAGGGCGGCGGTGGCCCGCAGTGCGGGCGAGCTGCTGCTGGAGTACAGCGGGCCGCGCTCGGTGATCGCGGTGTCCAACGGACGGGCGGTGGGCGCCGTCGTCCATCACCTGCCGGAGCGGACCTGGCCGCACTCGACCACCGTGGCGATGCTGGGCGCCGCGGGGGACTCCCTCCAGCTGGAGGACGGGCCCGATATCTGCCGCAGCCTGGCTCTGCGCCTGGGCGGCCACTACCGGTCCCTGCCGGTGCCCCTGGTCTTCGGCTCCCTGCGCAGCGCCCAGGCGGTGCGCGAGGAGGATCAGGTGCTCACCACTCTGGAGCTGGCCGGTCGCAGCGATGTGGCCCTGACCGGGATCGGGAGCGTGGGGGAGTCGACCAGCCCGCTGCTGCGGCGCTGGATGACCCTGGGGGTGAGCCAGGAGTGCCGGGACAAGGGCGTGGTGGCGCACCTGTGCGGCCATCACCTCAATGCCTCGGGCCAGCATGTGGGGACCTCCCTGTGCGACCGCACGGTGTGCCTGGACCCCGAGCGGCTGCGGGATATCCCCATGGTCATCGGGGTGGCGGCGGGCCGGGGCAAGCTCGGTGCCATCAGGGCGGCACTGGCAGGCGGCTACCTCTCCGGGCTGGTCACCGATGAGCCCACGGCCAGGGCGCTCATCGCCGCCGCCGAGCGGGAGGGGGCGCGGGGCGGCGCCGCCGAGGCTCGGCGCGGCCGCCGTGGCGAGGCCGCACAGGAGGGTGCTCGACGGCGCTCCCCCAAGCACCGCGCCGCTCGCGGATAG